The DNA segment TTGAGTGCTCCTGCGCCCGCTTTTAGGCAGCTTTGTTCCGTTCCAGAGCTTAAAACGGCTCCAGTTGGATTTGCTTTGCCGTTGATGATGCTCAAGAAGAAGCTACTTGATGCTGCCGTGGTCAGACTTGTGGTGTCCGCTCCTGCCGGGTGCGGCAAGACCACGCTAGTTAGGCACCTTTGTCACGACCAAGATATCAAAAGTACAACTCCTTTTAAATTTGTACACCTGgaattgtattatatatatacttgttgTTTCTCTCATCATCTTTAGTGTTTGCTTCCATTTGGCAGGGAAGTTCCAACATATTTTCTACAGCGTTGTGTCAAGTACTCCTAACTTTAGGAAGATAGTACAGCGTTTACTCGAGCACAACGGTCACCAAGCACCCACATTTGATAACGATACCCAAGCAGCTAATGTCTTAAAAACACTGCTAGAGGAACTTGATGGGAATGATCAGATATTGTTGGTGTTGGATGATGTTTGGTCGGCTGGAGCGCCGTCTTTTCTTGAGAATTTTCCCACTGACATACCCAATCTCAAGATCTTGCTGACTTCTCGGTTTAACTCGCTTGATTTCGGTGACACTTTTAAATTGGAACCTTTGAAAAAGGAACATGCCAAGACCCTTCTCATTCAATATGCATCGCGTCCTGATCACGCATCTGATGCCGAGTATGAACGTCTTTTCCAGAAGGTATTCTCTATTGAGCCTTTCCATTGGTGATCTAACATTTTGTGAATGTTGTGGGTATAATGTGGCATTTCGGATATTGATTCGGTTAAGTATTTCGGATACTGGATAGTTCGCTTAGAATGCTAGAGGATATATTTACTATTTGATCTATTTTTGGTTCGGtagattcaaatattttttttccaaatactttcaaatatttttaatatatatatttggttatgttatgtgtatatataattcatattttttaatatcgGATACCTTTAGATATTTGGGTTGATTCCGATTTAATTCAATTATTTCGGATATTGAAATgtaaaaacttatttgatggtttCGGTCGGGTTCGTTTACTTTTAGCTTCAGGATTTTCTTTTGTCTAGGCCTAGTTGTAGGATACGatactttcttcttctcttttttgacGTGTGGTGGTGGGGATTGCAGATATTGGAACGATGCGCGGGATTCCCACTCTTGATCAAAGTAATAGGCGGTTCGCTTAGAAAACAATCTCTAAATCAATGGCAAGGCCAAGTCATAGAATGGTCTGGAGGAGGCTCGGTTCTTAATAGTCGTGAAGTGATAGAACGTCTGAAGCCTAGTTTCGATGCTCTAGACTCCAATCTCAAACAGTGTTTCTTGGACATGGGTTTGTTTCTTGAGGACCAAGTAATCCGTGCCTGGATGATAACAGACATATGGGCCGAGTTATATGGTGGTAACGGTAAGACGGAGAAAGATAAAATCATCGTATCTGTGAAATACCTTGAAGACCTTGCCTCCCATAATCTTCTTGATCTTGTTCCTCTCGGGTAACTTCTTTAATATTTCTGTTTCTATCTCAACCTGAAACTTCTCAAAACTTTTTACCTGAGGAGCTtactatgtatatatgtattcgCTTTTAAAATAGGAAAAAGGAGCACGAAGACGGTTTCTACAATGACTTCTTAGTCACTCAACATGATATCCTCAGGGAGTTGGCTATCAATCAAAACAAATCAGAAGCAATACTGGAGCTGAAGAGGAAAAGACTGACTCTGGAGATAAGAGATAATAGATTTCCAGACTGGTGTTTGAATTCAATACACCCTGTTGTTGTTAATGCCTCTCTGCTGTCTATCTTTACAGGTAACTAACTCTCTGTGGGGTCACTATACAGGAAACTGATATTTCTAGATATATGATTAGTATCCTTAACTATATGGCtggtcttcaaattatttttgttacagATAATGAATTCTCATCTCCATGGTTTGAGATGGACTGCCCCAATGTTGAGGCTTTAGTTCTTAATATCTCTTCATCAAACTATGCATTACCTAGCTTCATTGCTACAATGAAGAAACTCAAGGTTGTGATTATCATAAATCACGGTCCTGGTCCTGCCACATTGACCAACTTGTCGTGTCTCAGCTCCTTACCGAAACTGAAAAGGATCAGACTGGAGAAAGTTGCAATCACTTTTCTGGACATTCTCCAGTTGCAGCTCGTCAGTCTGAAGAAGATGTTTTTTGTTATGTGTAGCTTTGGTGAGGTTTCTAATGACAAAAATGAAATAGACGTCTCCAAAGCTCTATCGAGCTTACAAGAGATTGACATAGACTATTGTTATGATCTCGAGAAGTTGCCTAACTGGATCTCTGAAGCTGTTTCATTGCAGTCACTTAGCATCACAAACTGTCATAAACTCTCTACACTTCCTGAAGCTATAGGCAACTTGAGTAAGTTGGAATTGCTGAGGTTGTCTTCTTGTATTAATCTCACCGAGCTGCCTGAAACTATTGTTAGACTCAGCAACTTGCAGTTTCTGGATATTTCTGATTGCTTAGGATTGAGAAAGTTGCCTGTAGAGATTGGGAGactgaagaagctgaagaagatcTCCATGAACAAGTGTTGGAAATGTGAACTGCCGGATTCAGTGAAGAATCTAGAGAATCTGGAGGTGAAATGCGATGAAGAAACTGCGGTGGTCTTGTGGAAAGGTTTAGagcaaaaaatgataaatttgaaAGTTCAAGTGGAGGAAAGAGAGCACAACCTGAACTTGCTTCGACTGTTGTAAGTTACTGAAAGAATATTTTCACTAACTTTTGCGTGTGTTGTAATGTAGTTTTTATTCGTCTCATCATCCAAATGCTTctgtttttattcatatttgATTTTGAGTTTTCATCAACGTAGATCTACTTTGACACTACAGTTTAGTTTCAATATTTTCAACTGCTAAAGTGGCAGAAGAGAAAACAGGGCATGACCTCCACTTGTTTCAGGTGTTGTAATGTGATTTTGTATTGTGTGTATGATGCTTGCAAGTTGGTAAGaagattggaaaatatgtttatggtagatatatgatattttacattgcatgttcaaaaaaaaaaaacgctttTTATTACAGAGCATAAACTATCTCTCCGCTACCGGCAATGTCAATTTCAGACTCGGAATCAAAGTCGTCCATGTCATCATCAAGATCAAGATTGTCTGTCATGAAATCGTCTAGGCAACGGTTTCTCACAGCTGGAATTGCCACGCGCACAAACGCTTTCAGTTTCTAGGTTACTGCGCGGGAAGTTGAATTAAAGAAGCCCTTTTTAGGTAGTAGACTTGTGAAAGAAAGAACCATTTtcatttgaacaaaaaaaaaaaaaactggagtTGTGGTTGTTAGATCCTAAAATCCACTCAGAAACAGGATTTACAGTTTACAAAGGCGTGTCGAGAAAGTAATCAAAAAGAGGAAGTTAGAGTCAGGGATAGCCGATGAATACAAGAAATGTCTAAACACAAAAGAGTATGAATGTATTGAAACTATATTTAGATATAGAAAAGGTTCAATCTCCCCGCTCTTggctttctctttctttttatagGTTTTTTTAGGCCGGAATGTTCGGATACCCGTTGGCGTTTGGGTCGGCGTTTTTGGATTTTGGgtcggttttgtatcacatcatagaatccataaagtaatcatatatcattcggattcgggttatattggatcggttcggatatacccgaaataaaatctaaaatttaaaagtaaaacataagatatatatttatttatatataattaagtatttaaagtagttatttatattttaaatacttattgttagataacatatcaaaataaatatgaaattgaatatttgaagtatatatatatgtttcatataattatatttgtatattattttggacattcggatcagtttcttcggatatcttttcagttttttcggtttttcagGTTATCTTTTCAGGCTCGGTGAATAGCACTTCGGAttcggatatgttttgtaccaccttacaagatccattcggatattttttacatttcggaccGGATACagatcgggtttttcggttcgaatatcGGGTTACGGATataatgcccaggcctagtttTTTTGGAGATGAATCATGACAATAACGTGATCTATGGCGTGATCAAGTGTCTTTATGATGGtatttgatgtttttatcttttttgccTTGACTGACCGAGCTTGGTGTCTGAGTTTCCTCCGGCTCGGAATAAGCATTTAATTTCTAGAGCCCTATTATTTCTTCTTGGGCTTCCAGGGTCCATTGCGTCTGAGCTGAGATATTGGACAGGATCTAGAGCGGGGTGAAACCCGGTTCCAACAGTGGTGAATTATGTAATGTGATAAGTCTCTCATGTTCCATCCAAATGGTgtatatatgaaattttttaatttactagCCGTACGTACGTATTTAGTGGCCAACGAAAGGGAGTATATACAGGTAAATGTGCGGCAAGCAGCCGGAGGCAGGAAAAGTCAACGAGAACATGATTGGTTTCAAATTAAGCTTGTGGAGTTAAAACAGGTAAGATAAGATACTTGCAGCGATATTCAGAATCTAGCAGACAAGATCTGAGACTGAGAGTGATGAACAAGGCAACTGAATTGGTGGTAGATGCTGGTGTGGGAGCTGTTGCCTCTGAGATCCTGAAAGTAGTGATTACAGAGGCGAAGCTGGTGTTAGCTTTCAAATCTGTGTCTAAGGATCTCGCATCGACTATGGAGGAATTGGTTCCGATAGTCAGAGAGATCGAACAGACGCAAGGTGTGGAGGAAGTAGAGGAACTAAAGACGCTGAAGGATACTATCGACAAAGCTCGTGTGGTGGTTGAGGAGTGTAAAAGCGTCAAGAAGTGGGAGATACACTTAAAACATTATTATACAAGaagagtttataaaatcaaCAAGAAGATGCTCGACTTCTGTCAGGTTCAACTACCGCTAATTCTGCTTAGGAACCAAGGGAAGCACTCTCTTACGCTTGAAGCCATTAATATCTGTATCCGAACCATCTGTAACAGGATCGATCTTATGGATGTTCGCCGCGCGTTTACACGAAGCTTTCTTCAGTTCCCAAGATTGATGATAAGGTTCATGTTGGACTGGATTGGCCATTGATGAAGCTTAAAATGAAGGTCCTTGATGATTCCCTGGACCGTCTTCTGGTGTCTGCTTTCCCTGGATGCGGAAAGACCACCCTCGTTACTCATCTTTGCCACAACCAAAAAATCAAAGGTACATACTAGTCTGAGTCTCCATCTCTACACCTGGAATTTTATATTTCTCATCATCTATAGCGTTTGCTTCCATTTGGCAGATAAGTTCAACCATATCTTCTATAGCCTAGTGTCAGGTACTCCTAACTTTAGGAAGATAGTGCAAAATTTACTCCAGCACAATGGTTACGAAGCAGTTACATTTGAGAACGATCCTCAAGCAGCTAATGCCTTGATAGATCTGATTGAGGAACTCACAGAAGACGGTCCTGTATTGTTGGTGTTGGATGATGTGTGGCTTGGAGCTGATGATTTTCTTAAGTATTTTCGGTTCAAGTTACCAGGTTATAAGATTTTGGTGACCTCTCGGTCTGACTTACCGAGTTTTGATTACACTTACCCTTTACAACCTTTGAATGAAAAAGATGCTAAAGCCCTTCTCCTTCACGTTGCACCGCGGCCTTATAACGCGCCTCAAGCTGAGTAtgaagaacttctccaaaagGTATCACTTTCATCTCTTAACAAACTTCTGATTTTAGATTCTTTACCCTTCAAGTTTTAAGCTTCGGTTGTCTTTTTCAGATATTGAAACGTTGCAGTGGACTCCCACTCGTAATTGAAGTAGTTGGCGTCCCACTTAAAGGAAAACCTCTCTATTATTGGAAAGGCCAAGTGGGAAGCTGGTCTGAAGGGAAAACAATTCTTCGTAATCCTCGTCCTAGTGTGCTAGAATGTCTGGAGCCCAGCTTCACTGCCCTGGAACCCCATCTTAAAGACTGTTTCATGGACATGGGCTCATTTCTTGAGGACCAAAAGATACGTGCTTCCGTTATAATTGACATATGGGTGGAACTATATGGTAAAGGTACTCCTGATAGTAGTTTCGAGTACATGAAATACTTGCATGACCTTGCTTCCCAGAACCTGCTTAGACTTATTCCTCTCGGGTATGCTGTAATTATGCCTCAACATTGTCTCTTTTCCACCTCTTCTTGCCATCTACCATTTTTTTCTGATGAAACTTGTTTATTTGCTTTACCAGGAGAAATGATCACGAGGATTGTTTCTACAATGAGCTCCTAGTCACTCAACATGATATCTTGAGGGAGCTTGCCATCCATGAAAGCAAATCAGAAGCAGTCCTGGAACGAAAAAGACTCAGTTTGGTGATACAAGGAGATGACTATCCTGACTTGTCTTTGAGTAAAAGGGAGTCTACCCGCTTCCTCTCTGTCTCTGCAGGTCATTTTTTTTCACAGAGATTATGTCCATTATCCGCTCTTTATATAAGTAGTTTATAAGTTACATGGGaattaaacataaaaccaaTTGGTTATAAGTGGATTGGTTCATCTATCTTAATCCTTCAACTGCCGATATATGGGAGACTGTGTCTCTAATAGTAATGACTTTCCTCCTTTAACTCAACTATGCTGCTTCTCTTTTGTTTGCTTTGTTACAGATGATTTGTTCTCGTCGAGTTGGGAGGAAATGGATTCATTTCAGTTCCCTAATGTCGAGGCTTTACTTCTTAACATCTCTTCATCAAACTACGCATTGCCACGCTTCATTGATACAATGCAGAAACTCAAAGTTGTGATTATCATAAATCACGGTCCTGGTCCTGCAATATTGACCAACTTGTCGTGTCTCAGCTCGTTAAAGAAACTGAAACGGATCAGACTGGATAAAGTTTCAATCACTTTTCTGGACATTCTCCAGTTGCAGCTTGTCAGTCTGAAGAAGCTGTCTTTGTTCATGTGTTGTTTCGGCGAGGTTTCTCATGACAAAAATGAAATAGATGTCTCTAAAGCTCTATCAAGTTTACAAGAAATGGATCTAGACTACTGCTATGATCTCGAGAAGTTACCTAACTGGATCTCTGAAGCTGTTTCGTTGGAGAAACTTAGCATCACAAACTGTAATAAGCTCTCTATGCTTCCTAAAGCTATAGGCAACTTGAGTAAGTTGGAAGTGCTGAGGTTGTCTTCTTGTATTAGTCTCTCTGAGCTACccgaaacaactgcgagactCAACAACCTGCAGTTTCTGGATCTTTCTGATTGCTTAGGATTGAGAAAGTTGCCTCTAGAGATTGGGAGACTGGAGAAGCTGAAGAAGATCTCTATGAACAAGTGTTGGAAATGTGAACTGCCGGATTCAGTGAGGAATCTAGAGAATCTCGAGGTGAAATGCGATGAAGAAACTGCGGTGGTCCTGTGGAAATTGTTGAAGCTAAAAATGAGGAACTTGGATGTTCAAGTGGAGGAAACAGAGCACAACCTGAACTTGCTTCGACATTGTCACTAGCTTTTGCGTGTATGTCTCTTGTAATGTTGTTTATTCGTCTCATCATCCAAATGTATCATCATGCTTCTGCTTTCGTTGATAAAACTGTCTACATTACATACTTGATTTTGAGTTTCCGGCTACTTTAGACAACACCTtagtttcaataatttaaaCAGCTACAATGGCAGAAGAGGAAACAGTGGACGACCTCAACTGGCTTCACATGTTTGAGTTAACTAACAGATTTTGCACTAGTGACACTTGAGGGATAACTACAATATGGTAAAACAGTATTTCGATGTCCGTTGGCCACCAAATAATTTAGAGGCTCATAAAATAGTTAGTTGACAGGTCACTAgtgcaaaaaaaacaaatagtatGTTTGGGCTTGTGTGATATCTTGCAAGTTTGTAAGAAGattggaaaatatatatatttatatatagataatgaTATTTTACATTGCATATATGTATgtaagaagaaaaaacagaCAATGAgccgaataaaaaaataacgaaAACCAGAGGATCAGACACACTGGTCTTTGAAGAAACGACATAAGGAGAAATGTGCTTTTGGTCATAAGACAAAAAAGAACAATCTTTTTTCTATCACAGAGCATAAACTATCTCTCCGCTACTGTCAATATCGATCTCAGACTCGGAATCAAAGTCATCCATGTCATCATCAAGATCAAGATTGTCCGTCATGAAATCGTCTAGGCAGCGGTTCCTCACAGCGGGAATCGTGGCTTCAGAGATGATTTGCATGATCGTGTCAAGGCTCTGCATCGGTTGCTCAGGTTCCTGAAACTGGCTCCCCGTGTTGCTCTCCTCTATCAAATCAGCTGGAAGGTTCTTCAAGAACCAAGCATGGTTCTTGATCTCCGGTATGCTAATCCACTGTcacaacaacaaacaaacattGTCAATTTTCTTTCTGATGGTTAAGAGTATAAAAGGAAATGACGACTTACAGTAGCGGGATCAGCAACGAAGATTCTTGAAATGAGATGACAGCATTCAGGTGAGATCCTTACGTCTTCAGGGATCGCGTATTTAACGCTAAGGATTCTCTGTATAGTCTTACGATAGTCTCTAGGCTCATCTGGATCTTCGAATGGATAAGCTCCAACCAACATGACGTATAAGGTTACACCACACGACCATACATCTGCAATCTGGTATCGTAACCATCTCTATTAATTATTCATCCATGCTGAGTAAAAAAAAAGCAGATTATTACAGAGGAAGAAGCTATATTACCTTGCCATCATATTCCTGACGAAGTAGTACCTCTGGTGCAATGTAAGCAGGAGTGCCAACAGTTGACTTTGGTTGCGAGTGAAGAACAGAAGACTGTCAAAAAAGCAAATGCATAAGCAAAAACCTTTGAGTAACCAAAATCACAACATTCATCATATACCTTTGAGTAACCAAAATCACAAATTTTTAAGCGAGGTGCAGGACTTCCATCCAACAATGTGTTCTCCAGCTTCAGGTCGCGATGGCAAATTTGCTTCATTAAAAAACATGAATAAAcagagtaaataaaaaataaaaaacatgtgAACTTGAGTTTCCAAGAACATTATATCTCTGCATACCATGGCATGACAATAGCTGACTCCAGATATAAGCTGCTGAAAGAAGAATCGAGCCTGTACaagaataaattaattttaaaaaaaattagaaacagAGGCGCCTTAGAGATGAATTAAAGAATCAAGCTAAAGAGAACCTCATCCTCGCTAAACCGTCCAGCATTGCAAATGCGCTCATAAAGCTCACCACCAGAAGCATATTCCATTATAATAGCCAAATGAGTCGGTGTTAAAATGACCTACCCTCAGTCACAAGAAACCGTGTCTTAAAAGAGTCTACTAAAACCACACTTTAGGGGGGcttataaattttcaaagatGAAAGTTTTACCTCTCTAAATCTGACAATATTAGGATGCCTGAGTGACCTGTGGTTTATTATTTCCCTCTGAACATTCTCATCTATCTGAAAACTCGTAATCCATCACCATTTAGTTAAAGCTCAGCTCTTTAAAGCATAATCATCATCAACAAACCATAAAAAAGGGAATGATTTATCAGTACCCTAAATCTGGAAAGTGTAAGCTGATCAATGAACTAAGAAAAAACATCAACTttccaaatataaaaaataaaaatttgagctttttttaaagaataaagAACCTTGTCTCCGCGCTCGATGTACTTAACAGCAACGAGCTCCTTTGTGACTTTATCTCTCATGAGACGAGCTACTCCGAAGTTACCAGACCCAATATCTTTAACGAAGTCGTAACGATCACTGTCGTGCATAATCGGCATATCCATCGGTCCTGTGCCCACCGCTGCTGCTCGATCCATCTCTCTGTCTGTCTTCCTCCAATCACATCAGAGGGCCTAAAAACCTCGATTCAAATTTCGAATCTTCCCACGAATAGAATCTGGAATCTAGCAAGAGGAAGGAAGACTCGCGaaatgaaggaaaaaaaatatctccAAGAGGAAGGAAAAGCGTATGAGAGCAGAGAGgaagaaattaaaaaattagaaataaaagGCAATTATTGGTCGTCCCAAGAGATAAGGATAGTCTCGAAACGACGACGTTCTGTTCGTTGATACGACAATAGCCGCCGCGTTTTGATCATTGATGAGAAGCAACATCAATCAACAAGTGAAATTGATAAAGGAAAAAAAGTGCGACATCACTCGTCCTTGTCGGCTAAAAACAacaattctttttctttctctctttaaaTTCTCTGTATTTATccatttagattttatttttctattaaacGAAAATTTGTAGTATCAACCAGACAAAAGAATTACTGTATGTAGCTACTTCTAATAAAAACagatcatttaaaatataaaagaaaggTAGATATTTTTTTCGATTTGGCgacaaagatatatttttttaaatagtttgggggaaaataagaaaaacttaGTTCACAAGGAAACGGGACAGAAGCTAGCAGCGGCCATGTGCTGAAAGAATATTCTCTACCATTACGCCGTTAGCTCACGGCGTTATGATATGAACGGAACGGAGCTCCAAAGACGGTGTGAGGCAAAGAGGAGCAGATCGTTCGCGCTACCAGATTGGTGAGGATGACAGATACGTGGCAACTTCGttgatttcttcttcatttATTGACCTCAAGAAATAATAATGGACTGATGATGGGCCTCTACTTGTTATAGAAAATGTAATTGGGCCTTTTAATGTATTAAAAAGACCAGCCTAGTTTTACAATGCATGATTTGATTGGATGTATTAAGACTACTAGTCATAACTTTGGCTTCATGATTTTCTCGGTCCAGTGACGATCTTAAATTATAATTCACTATGGACGGTCGTATTAAATTAGTTATTGTTTGACCTAGTTAGGAATCGACATTAGCGACACGAGCCATTTAATTTTTAAGAGTACAAAAGTTacactagagagagagagagagagaggtataGATAAACATTTTAAGTAAAAAGGAGTGTATGGGTTTATGGGTAAGTGCGCAATTAATGGGTCAGTGCTTAATTTAATGACCGATGCTCATCAATTTCATCACCTTCTCTTTATTGCTATACCAAGCATCCTACTGGTGTGATTTGTATACTATTATATGCACATGCACATTTAGGTATCCATGTTTCTAATGAAccatcatatataaaatatctacAGCTCACCCACATACATACATCTACATGTAACCTAGTTGATGTCATTTAGATTGGTTTGACTATGTATTTAGATGGTGTTGTACGTGTAATCCATCTGCTGTTGATTCAGTAATATATAGAGGAAACGGCTATGAAAGAGAGAGCCAAGACTAAACTGATGGGTGGTCAAAGAGTGTTAATAAATGACCCAACACAATCTTAATTGCCAAGCATTCACACTTAACTACTTCTTTAGCTTCATCTACTTGATGATTATTATATATGTGCGTTTTTTATAAGTACATTAAATGTATTTAAcaaattctatatatatatatatattaacacatTCCTCTAGTAAAAACTGATGTAGAATTTTTGTAGTCAATATCATAATGTTTAacaatttttcttcatttacTTTTGTATACCTTATAAAGTTAATATAACAATACTCAAAATTATTATGCGTATATAACATGTTTACAATATCGTGAAAAATCTCCAAGACATCACTTGTGAAAAGGAAAAAAGGTAAGCTATTAAACCATCTAACCAAGCTAAAGGAGTTTCCAAATTTCAGAAATAAACATAttgtaaaaactctataaattaataattgataaattaataaatattataaattaataatttttttcagttTCGAATTGAGCTGATTTTTAAAATAGcacaaaatcaataaaataataaaataatattttttagaatattctatgtaaatatatagtatcattaaaatcataaattaataatttatctatatatacattttatataagtagaaactaaacataatattactggttttatattcacaatgaaattatTTCTAACTCTCTTAAAATTTcgatatattttgataatatttagtaaaactatatGGAAAACCACATTTGaattctatgaaacataaaaGTATACGCCAAATAAAATCAACTATTTcgtattttagaaaaaaaattcaaaaataagaaaaaaatctaaaaaaaacatttatgtaaatcaataactttataaattaataaaattttatagtcccaacattattaattcatagagtttttactgtatATGAAAAACAAAGATAGCTTGTTCCatgatattataaaattagGTTGTGATAAACCACTAGGAGAAGTGCCCTGCTCTTAGCATCtcatttacaaatataattgcATCCAAAAACACTAATATTTCTCATTTTCATTTAAagccaaaacaaataaaaaaaataaaaataggaaatacaagaaaaatgtaaattaatatatgtttccGTAATGAAAAACCAGAGGGATAGATGGAGTATAGAGCATTTGTTCAATTTCATACGAGCCTCTGGGTTATAATACTCTTCACCAAAACTCAAAATCAACCAAATACCGCTGA comes from the Brassica napus cultivar Da-Ae chromosome A7, Da-Ae, whole genome shotgun sequence genome and includes:
- the LOC106358355 gene encoding probable disease resistance protein At5g66900; its protein translation is MSEMIGGAVVAEGLKQLIAEAKKFKNFKPLSKELISTMEELVPLTETINCLQNQQNLDAGELKGLMERIEKAKIVVRKCQDVPFLKRSLATREIEQVNKDMLNYCQIVIQLIQSKNQLQSMEANNNNFQTVFKKLDQLSAPAPAFRQLCSVPELKTAPVGFALPLMMLKKKLLDAAVVRLVVSAPAGCGKTTLVRHLCHDQDIKRKFQHIFYSVVSSTPNFRKIVQRLLEHNGHQAPTFDNDTQAANVLKTLLEELDGNDQILLVLDDVWSAGAPSFLENFPTDIPNLKILLTSRFNSLDFGDTFKLEPLKKEHAKTLLIQYASRPDHASDAEYERLFQKILERCAGFPLLIKVIGGSLRKQSLNQWQGQVIEWSGGGSVLNSREVIERLKPSFDALDSNLKQCFLDMGLFLEDQVIRAWMITDIWAELYGGNGKTEKDKIIVSVKYLEDLASHNLLDLVPLGKKEHEDGFYNDFLVTQHDILRELAINQNKSEAILELKRKRLTLEIRDNRFPDWCLNSIHPVVVNASLLSIFTDNEFSSPWFEMDCPNVEALVLNISSSNYALPSFIATMKKLKVVIIINHGPGPATLTNLSCLSSLPKLKRIRLEKVAITFLDILQLQLVSLKKMFFVMCSFGEVSNDKNEIDVSKALSSLQEIDIDYCYDLEKLPNWISEAVSLQSLSITNCHKLSTLPEAIGNLSKLELLRLSSCINLTELPETIVRLSNLQFLDISDCLGLRKLPVEIGRLKKLKKISMNKCWKCELPDSVKNLENLEVKCDEETAVVLWKGLEQKMINLKVQVEEREHNLNLLRLL
- the LOC106358354 gene encoding probable disease resistance protein At5g66900, whose translation is MNKATELVVDAGVGAVASEILKVVITEAKLVLAFKSVSKDLASTMEELVPIVREIEQTQGVEEVEELKTLKDTIDKARVVVEECKSVKKWEIHLKHYYTRRVYKINKKMLDFCQDRSYGCSPRVYTKLSSVPKIDDKVHVGLDWPLMKLKMKVLDDSLDRLLVSAFPGCGKTTLVTHLCHNQKIKDKFNHIFYSLVSGTPNFRKIVQNLLQHNGYEAVTFENDPQAANALIDLIEELTEDGPVLLVLDDVWLGADDFLKYFRFKLPGYKILVTSRSDLPSFDYTYPLQPLNEKDAKALLLHVAPRPYNAPQAEYEELLQKILKRCSGLPLVIEVVGVPLKGKPLYYWKGQVGSWSEGKTILRNPRPSVLECLEPSFTALEPHLKDCFMDMGSFLEDQKIRASVIIDIWVELYGKGTPDSSFEYMKYLHDLASQNLLRLIPLGRNDHEDCFYNELLVTQHDILRELAIHESKSEAVLERKRLSLVIQGDDYPDLSLSKRESTRFLSVSADDLFSSSWEEMDSFQFPNVEALLLNISSSNYALPRFIDTMQKLKVVIIINHGPGPAILTNLSCLSSLKKLKRIRLDKVSITFLDILQLQLVSLKKLSLFMCCFGEVSHDKNEIDVSKALSSLQEMDLDYCYDLEKLPNWISEAVSLEKLSITNCNKLSMLPKAIGNLSKLEVLRLSSCISLSELPETTARLNNLQFLDLSDCLGLRKLPLEIGRLEKLKKISMNKCWKCELPDSVRNLENLEVKCDEETAVVLWKLLKLKMRNLDVQVEETEHNLNLLRHCH
- the LOC106358353 gene encoding serine/threonine-protein kinase SRK2I isoform X1; the protein is MDRAAAVGTGPMDMPIMHDSDRYDFVKDIGSGNFGVARLMRDKVTKELVAVKYIERGDKIDENVQREIINHRSLRHPNIVRFREVILTPTHLAIIMEYASGGELYERICNAGRFSEDEARFFFQQLISGVSYCHAMQICHRDLKLENTLLDGSPAPRLKICDFGYSKVYDECCDFGYSKSSVLHSQPKSTVGTPAYIAPEVLLRQEYDGKIADVWSCGVTLYVMLVGAYPFEDPDEPRDYRKTIQRILSVKYAIPEDVRISPECCHLISRIFVADPATWISIPEIKNHAWFLKNLPADLIEESNTGSQFQEPEQPMQSLDTIMQIISEATIPAVRNRCLDDFMTDNLDLDDDMDDFDSESEIDIDSSGEIVYAL
- the LOC106358353 gene encoding serine/threonine-protein kinase SRK2I isoform X2 produces the protein MDRAAAVGTGPMDMPIMHDSDRYDFVKDIGSGNFGVARLMRDKVTKELVAVKYIERGDKIDENVQREIINHRSLRHPNIVRFREVILTPTHLAIIMEYASGGELYERICNAGRFSEDEARFFFQQLISGVSYCHAMQICHRDLKLENTLLDGSPAPRLKICDFGYSKSSVLHSQPKSTVGTPAYIAPEVLLRQEYDGKIADVWSCGVTLYVMLVGAYPFEDPDEPRDYRKTIQRILSVKYAIPEDVRISPECCHLISRIFVADPATWISIPEIKNHAWFLKNLPADLIEESNTGSQFQEPEQPMQSLDTIMQIISEATIPAVRNRCLDDFMTDNLDLDDDMDDFDSESEIDIDSSGEIVYAL